A single genomic interval of Stieleria maiorica harbors:
- a CDS encoding EF-hand domain-containing protein, which yields MGQSNHLIAVLARSIAVLSIAVLSIAVLSIAALGQTSPTTHAAEPPHAETITVRNASLQLGQTNPQFLAPSSLVFALDVDRNGILTEDEIAGASLALAKLDTNLDGRVTTDEWRVEERDLWSQRRWNRNRDTDSPAPTLITADQFVEQVMPLDVDRDGEIGSAELTSFLRPLLPFVDQDGSGGIDRDEATTLYHSLKGMQNRQQLFAASYSRGAVEPALIEQTISLLGEQQSVEMEVQSHIDGRENTQAMLYWFTVGAMFLSILGFGHLLNCPPKKQTGWRDVCDDHSAGRHVVASVVFIAGLSVIDLVWTILASGSDHFIELNPVGSELLGDYSIAIFKLLTLALTVTLFLRLRHFRGAQIGSWWMCLVCTLVTWRWLVSESMFID from the coding sequence ATGGGACAATCCAATCACCTGATCGCCGTGCTGGCTCGTTCGATCGCAGTTCTTTCGATCGCAGTTCTTTCGATCGCAGTTCTTTCGATCGCAGCCCTCGGTCAGACGTCTCCGACCACGCATGCTGCCGAACCGCCGCACGCAGAAACGATCACCGTGCGAAATGCTTCACTGCAACTCGGCCAGACGAATCCCCAATTCCTCGCCCCGTCGTCACTTGTCTTTGCACTGGACGTCGATCGCAACGGAATCTTGACGGAGGACGAAATCGCGGGCGCTTCGCTTGCACTGGCCAAGCTGGATACCAATCTGGACGGGCGGGTGACAACCGATGAGTGGCGTGTCGAAGAGCGTGATCTGTGGAGCCAGCGACGCTGGAATCGAAACCGAGACACCGACAGCCCCGCTCCCACATTGATCACCGCCGATCAATTCGTCGAACAGGTCATGCCGTTGGATGTCGACCGAGACGGTGAAATTGGATCGGCCGAGTTGACGAGTTTCCTGCGCCCGCTGCTTCCGTTCGTGGACCAGGACGGCAGCGGAGGCATCGACAGGGACGAAGCCACGACGCTGTACCACTCGCTCAAGGGCATGCAGAACCGACAACAACTCTTCGCCGCATCCTACTCTCGCGGAGCCGTCGAACCGGCTTTGATCGAGCAAACGATCTCGCTGCTGGGCGAGCAGCAATCCGTCGAAATGGAGGTCCAATCGCATATCGACGGTCGGGAGAATACCCAAGCCATGCTCTATTGGTTTACGGTGGGAGCCATGTTCCTGTCCATTCTGGGGTTCGGCCATCTGTTGAATTGCCCCCCAAAGAAGCAGACCGGTTGGCGTGATGTGTGTGACGACCACTCCGCCGGACGACATGTCGTCGCTTCGGTCGTCTTCATCGCCGGACTGTCGGTGATCGATCTCGTCTGGACGATCCTGGCCAGCGGCAGCGATCACTTCATCGAACTCAATCCGGTCGGCAGCGAGCTCTTGGGGGATTACTCGATCGCCATCTTCAAACTGCTGACCCTGGCGCTCACGGTCACGCTGTTCCTGAGGCTTCGACACTTTCGCGGCGCACAAATCGGATCCTGGTGGATGTGTCTGGTCTGCACCCTGGTGACCTGGCGCTGGCTGGTCAGCGAGTCGATG
- a CDS encoding serine/threonine protein kinase, which yields MAIGQEKSIFLEALDIDSPEDRDAYLRRACQGDPQLLASVSDLLREHSCTDNLVDQPIATVPRSGPDQTDMAPGQPIRGANHFPGTMVGPYKLMEQIGEGGFGLVFVADQQHPVRRRVALKVIKPGMESREVIARFEAERQALALMDHPNIARVFDAGVADSGQPYFVMELVRGVPLNQFCDNHKLDTRERLHLFMTLCHALQHAHQKGIIHRDLKPSNILVTLQDGQPLAKVIDFGVAKAIGQSLTGKTIYTRFASMIGTPAYMSPEQAEMSNVDIDTRADIYSLGVLLYELLTGSTPFGKDRLDSAGFDELRRIIREEDPPRPSTRLSTLNQELSNTVSVNRRIEPAKLTSIVKGDLDWIVMKAIDKDRNRRYPTAGALAEDVSRFLLQQPVEARPPSAGYRFSKFARRNKASITTASLVFSALVLGTVISIWQAGIAVRESRAKQVALDEKQLALNNARAAETRATIANEELELFTQRLKQANILLSSGRAHADSQRWAEAHDDYTRATETQPRYHHVWIERASLYVKLGLYDLAARDYREALDLGAPIHGPEWWGVPQLFWLSADDDAYQELCRRVVKHDDDPLSLAATRGCLAGPQGYVSPSEMAEQMEASILAAEMEAAEIKAAEIDCETDESKNSTHHANDRGSRKWGRKTMPMGVLWYAAGWAHFRAGHFEQAILRLQQSGSDDAHWMGKGIEAPLLAMAYHKSGKAAEAQTALDQSQAFLDEHLNETLGQSRLTPALPWFDWVDFLINHRHAQILITGKTPPEDPRVTEIRAQAIASIQ from the coding sequence ATGGCAATTGGTCAAGAAAAGTCGATCTTTCTCGAAGCCCTCGACATCGATTCACCCGAAGACCGTGATGCGTACCTCCGACGGGCGTGCCAGGGCGATCCGCAGTTACTCGCGTCGGTGTCCGACCTGTTGCGCGAACACTCGTGCACAGACAACCTGGTCGATCAGCCGATCGCGACCGTGCCGAGATCGGGTCCCGATCAGACGGACATGGCACCGGGACAGCCGATTCGCGGTGCGAATCATTTCCCCGGCACGATGGTCGGCCCCTACAAGCTGATGGAACAAATCGGCGAGGGCGGATTCGGATTGGTGTTTGTCGCCGACCAGCAGCATCCGGTGCGCCGCCGCGTCGCGTTGAAAGTCATCAAACCGGGGATGGAATCGCGCGAGGTGATCGCGCGGTTCGAAGCCGAACGCCAGGCGCTCGCCCTGATGGACCATCCCAACATCGCCCGCGTCTTTGATGCCGGTGTCGCCGATTCCGGCCAACCCTATTTCGTCATGGAACTGGTCCGCGGTGTGCCGCTGAACCAATTCTGTGACAATCATAAACTCGACACCCGCGAGCGTTTGCACCTGTTCATGACGCTCTGCCATGCCCTGCAACACGCCCACCAAAAAGGCATCATCCACCGCGACCTGAAACCGTCCAACATTCTGGTCACGCTGCAGGACGGCCAACCGCTGGCCAAGGTCATCGATTTCGGGGTCGCCAAAGCGATCGGACAAAGCTTGACGGGGAAAACCATCTACACCCGTTTCGCGTCGATGATCGGGACGCCGGCCTACATGAGTCCCGAGCAGGCCGAGATGAGCAATGTCGACATCGACACCCGTGCCGACATCTATTCGCTGGGGGTGCTGTTGTACGAACTGCTGACCGGGTCCACGCCGTTCGGCAAAGATCGTTTGGACAGCGCGGGGTTTGACGAATTGCGGCGGATCATTCGTGAAGAAGACCCGCCGCGGCCGAGCACCCGGCTCAGTACGCTGAACCAGGAATTGTCCAACACGGTCTCGGTCAATCGGCGGATCGAACCGGCGAAGCTGACTTCGATCGTCAAAGGTGACTTGGATTGGATCGTGATGAAGGCGATCGACAAGGACCGCAATCGTCGCTATCCCACCGCCGGCGCCCTGGCCGAAGACGTCTCGCGGTTCTTGTTGCAACAACCCGTCGAAGCGCGTCCGCCCTCGGCCGGTTATCGATTCTCGAAATTCGCACGACGCAACAAGGCCAGCATCACCACCGCCTCGCTCGTCTTTTCCGCGCTCGTGCTGGGGACCGTGATCAGTATTTGGCAAGCCGGGATCGCCGTCCGGGAAAGCCGCGCCAAACAGGTCGCACTGGATGAAAAACAGCTGGCGCTCAACAACGCTCGCGCCGCCGAGACCCGGGCCACGATCGCCAATGAGGAACTGGAACTGTTCACGCAGCGGCTGAAACAGGCGAATATCTTGCTCAGCTCCGGACGGGCCCATGCCGACTCCCAGCGCTGGGCCGAAGCCCACGACGACTACACCCGAGCCACCGAGACTCAGCCCCGATACCACCACGTCTGGATCGAACGCGCGTCGCTGTACGTCAAATTGGGGCTTTACGATCTGGCCGCCCGCGATTATCGCGAAGCCCTTGATCTGGGGGCACCGATTCACGGCCCCGAGTGGTGGGGTGTGCCGCAACTTTTCTGGCTCTCCGCCGACGATGACGCGTATCAAGAACTGTGCCGCCGAGTCGTAAAGCACGACGATGACCCGTTATCACTCGCTGCGACACGGGGATGCCTTGCCGGCCCGCAAGGGTATGTGTCGCCGAGCGAGATGGCGGAGCAAATGGAAGCGTCGATTTTGGCTGCCGAGATGGAGGCGGCAGAGATCAAGGCGGCGGAGATCGACTGCGAAACGGACGAAAGTAAAAACAGCACGCATCACGCCAACGATCGCGGTTCACGAAAATGGGGGCGAAAGACAATGCCGATGGGCGTGCTGTGGTACGCCGCCGGCTGGGCTCACTTTCGTGCCGGCCACTTCGAACAAGCGATCTTGCGACTGCAACAATCCGGATCCGACGACGCCCACTGGATGGGCAAGGGGATCGAAGCGCCGCTGTTGGCCATGGCCTATCACAAATCGGGGAAGGCGGCCGAGGCGCAGACCGCCTTGGATCAATCACAGGCCTTCTTGGACGAGCATCTCAACGAGACGTTGGGGCAATCCAGGCTCACCCCTGCCTTGCCCTGGTTCGACTGGGTCGATTTCCTGATCAATCATCGACATGCGCAAATCTTGATCACGGGAAAAACCCCGCCGGAAGACCCCCGCGTCACCGAGATCCGCGCGCAGGCAATCGCCTCGATCCAGTGA
- a CDS encoding sigma-70 family RNA polymerase sigma factor, giving the protein MSDVTRILNEIQQGNRASANELLPLVYAELRRLAGNRMRQEAAGQTLQPTALVHEAFLRLVGDAAVEWDGRSHFFAAAAEAMRRILIENARRRKSAKRGGDARRHPISDADAIADAIADADDLDDLLDLDAALTKLAADEPALAKLVELRFFAGLTIEESANTLGVSVRTVTRNWAFVRAWLGREMKSGEKD; this is encoded by the coding sequence TTGTCTGACGTAACCCGAATTCTGAACGAAATCCAGCAGGGTAATCGCGCTTCGGCAAACGAGTTGCTGCCGTTGGTCTATGCGGAGCTGCGCCGGTTGGCCGGAAACCGGATGCGTCAGGAGGCGGCCGGACAGACGCTTCAACCCACGGCGCTGGTGCACGAAGCGTTCTTGCGGTTGGTCGGGGACGCCGCTGTGGAGTGGGATGGGCGATCCCATTTTTTTGCCGCCGCGGCCGAGGCGATGCGGAGGATTCTGATCGAAAATGCCCGGCGACGAAAAAGTGCCAAACGCGGCGGTGACGCACGTCGCCACCCGATTTCAGATGCCGACGCCATCGCCGACGCCATCGCCGATGCAGACGACCTGGACGACTTGCTGGACCTGGACGCCGCCCTGACCAAGTTGGCGGCCGATGAACCGGCGCTGGCAAAGCTGGTCGAATTGCGTTTTTTCGCGGGTTTGACGATCGAGGAATCCGCCAACACACTCGGCGTTTCGGTCCGCACCGTCACCCGCAATTGGGCGTTCGTCCGGGCCTGGCTGGGGCGGGAAATGAAATCCGGCGAAAAGGATTAG
- a CDS encoding MBL fold metallo-hydrolase, with protein MSESDQPSDRPQPRFQVAIIPVTPLEQNSSIIWSTETMEAAIVDPGGEAERIAAAVEELGVEVKAVWLTHGHVDHAGAAGAIKQKYGVPIIGPHEKDQFLLDAIESSCANYGIDGGMNVTPDRYLHEGDTVDLAGIEFDVYECPGHTPGHIVLVQPEDSFAFVGDVLFRGSVGRTDFPYGNHEDLIRSVVEKLWPLGKEMQFLPGHGPASTFGQERLDNGFVSDRALGIQEN; from the coding sequence ATGTCCGAATCCGATCAGCCCAGCGATCGCCCCCAGCCACGTTTCCAGGTCGCCATCATCCCCGTGACGCCGCTGGAACAGAATTCATCGATCATCTGGTCGACCGAAACCATGGAAGCCGCGATCGTCGACCCGGGCGGCGAAGCCGAACGCATCGCCGCGGCGGTCGAAGAGCTGGGGGTCGAGGTCAAGGCCGTTTGGCTGACGCACGGTCACGTCGACCACGCCGGAGCCGCCGGTGCGATCAAGCAGAAATATGGCGTGCCGATCATCGGCCCACACGAAAAAGACCAATTCCTGCTCGATGCGATCGAATCGAGTTGTGCCAATTACGGAATCGACGGCGGCATGAATGTTACCCCCGATCGCTACCTCCACGAAGGCGACACGGTCGATTTGGCGGGGATCGAGTTCGACGTTTACGAGTGCCCGGGGCACACCCCCGGCCACATCGTGCTGGTCCAGCCCGAAGACTCCTTTGCGTTTGTCGGTGACGTGCTGTTCCGCGGATCGGTCGGCCGCACCGATTTTCCCTACGGCAATCACGAAGACCTGATTCGGTCGGTCGTCGAAAAACTATGGCCGCTGGGTAAGGAGATGCAATTCCTGCCCGGACACGGCCCGGCATCGACCTTCGGCCAAGAGCGGCTGGACAACGGCTTCGTCTCCGACCGGGCGCTCGGCATTCAGGAGAATTGA
- the hoxE gene encoding bidirectional hydrogenase complex protein HoxE codes for MLMDRQTTERRAALAPPDDDKRWKIVNVTMRRNGYSGHALIETLHTVQNCFGYLEDRSLRYVAMSLGLPLSKVYGVATFYHLFTLKPQGNHTCVICTGTACYIKGSRELSTAIEDRYSVKPGQTTKDNELSVLSARCIGSCGLAPTVVLDGKVLGQMTPAELIDEIEEVV; via the coding sequence ATGTTGATGGACCGCCAGACGACCGAACGCCGCGCGGCGCTCGCCCCGCCGGATGACGATAAACGCTGGAAGATTGTCAACGTCACGATGCGGCGGAACGGCTATTCAGGGCACGCGCTGATCGAAACATTGCACACGGTGCAGAACTGTTTCGGATACTTAGAAGACCGCTCGCTGCGTTACGTCGCGATGTCGTTGGGGTTGCCGTTGAGCAAGGTGTACGGGGTCGCAACGTTCTACCACCTGTTCACCCTGAAGCCCCAGGGCAATCACACCTGTGTGATTTGCACCGGGACGGCGTGCTACATCAAGGGTTCCCGCGAGTTGTCCACGGCGATCGAAGACCGCTATTCGGTCAAACCAGGACAGACCACAAAGGACAACGAGTTGTCGGTGCTGAGCGCCCGCTGCATCGGCTCCTGTGGGCTGGCCCCGACGGTCGTGTTGGACGGCAAGGTGCTCGGCCAAATGACACCCGCGGAATTGATTGACGAAATCGAGGAGGTCGTCTGA
- the nuoF gene encoding NADH-quinone oxidoreductase subunit NuoF translates to MNLEDLADITEAVAAAAESRRHCVRVCMAASCQSCGSGEVLEGLQTQAKQNADDGVCIKPVGCMGLCSAGPLVSVDSDQPATALLYQDVTVDDTEDLYHSLGDQPVERLRCRTDVPFFARQQKVVLENSGIIDPEQIDDYIAAGGYRSLMRAVTEMSREEVLREVKESGLRGRGGGGYPAGLKWATVAMAPEPHKYVICNADEGDPGAFMDRAVLESDPHRVLEGMALAGYAVGAEHAYIYIRAEYPLAVERLKTAIKQATKKGLLGRRICETALSFEVEVRLGAGAFVCGEETALMASIEGRRGQPRPRPPYPAEEGLWKCPTLINNVETLANIPAIVGKGGAWFKSIGTENSTGTKVFALAGRIANSGLIEVPMGIPLREIVHEIGGGIPDGRRFKAVQTGGPSGGCLPEQFLDMPVEYDTLRSAGSIMGSGGMIVMDETSSMVDVARYFMEFCMDESCGKCVPCRAGTVQLYGLLDKIADGEATPSDLELLEELCDVVQATSLCGLGQTAPNPVLSTLRYFRHEYEEKLRPESERMPRMQIVTLDD, encoded by the coding sequence ATGAATTTAGAAGACCTGGCGGACATCACCGAAGCAGTGGCTGCTGCGGCCGAGTCGCGTCGACACTGCGTCCGTGTCTGTATGGCGGCGAGTTGCCAGTCGTGCGGCAGCGGCGAGGTGCTGGAGGGGTTGCAGACGCAAGCCAAACAGAATGCTGACGACGGCGTTTGCATCAAACCGGTCGGTTGCATGGGCCTGTGTTCGGCCGGGCCGCTGGTCAGCGTGGACTCGGATCAGCCGGCGACCGCGCTGCTCTATCAGGACGTCACGGTCGATGACACCGAGGACTTGTATCACAGCCTGGGTGACCAGCCGGTGGAGCGTCTTCGCTGCCGGACCGACGTCCCGTTTTTCGCGCGTCAGCAAAAGGTCGTGTTAGAAAACTCGGGCATCATCGATCCCGAGCAGATCGATGATTACATTGCCGCGGGAGGCTACCGATCGCTGATGCGGGCGGTCACCGAGATGAGTCGTGAGGAGGTGCTTCGCGAAGTCAAGGAGAGTGGCTTGCGAGGCCGGGGCGGCGGCGGCTATCCGGCGGGTCTGAAATGGGCCACCGTCGCCATGGCCCCCGAACCGCACAAGTACGTCATTTGCAACGCCGACGAAGGTGATCCGGGAGCCTTCATGGACCGCGCCGTGCTGGAATCGGATCCGCACCGGGTGCTGGAGGGGATGGCGTTGGCCGGATATGCGGTCGGCGCCGAACACGCCTACATCTACATCCGCGCCGAGTATCCGTTGGCGGTCGAGCGATTAAAGACGGCGATCAAACAGGCGACCAAGAAGGGGTTGCTGGGACGCAGGATCTGTGAGACGGCGCTCAGTTTTGAAGTGGAGGTTCGTCTGGGGGCCGGAGCCTTCGTGTGCGGTGAAGAGACCGCGTTGATGGCGTCCATCGAAGGTCGGCGTGGCCAGCCGCGGCCGCGGCCCCCCTACCCGGCCGAAGAAGGCCTTTGGAAATGCCCGACACTGATCAACAACGTCGAAACGCTGGCGAATATCCCCGCGATCGTCGGCAAAGGCGGCGCGTGGTTCAAGAGCATCGGCACCGAGAATTCGACCGGGACGAAGGTGTTCGCCTTGGCCGGCCGGATCGCCAACAGCGGGTTGATCGAAGTCCCGATGGGAATCCCGCTGCGAGAAATCGTCCATGAGATCGGCGGTGGCATTCCCGACGGGCGGCGGTTCAAGGCCGTCCAAACCGGCGGCCCTTCCGGTGGATGCCTGCCCGAACAATTCCTGGACATGCCGGTCGAGTACGACACCCTGCGATCGGCCGGATCGATCATGGGATCCGGCGGCATGATCGTGATGGATGAAACCTCGTCGATGGTCGATGTCGCGCGTTACTTCATGGAATTTTGCATGGACGAATCGTGCGGAAAATGTGTGCCCTGCCGCGCCGGAACGGTTCAACTGTACGGATTGCTGGACAAGATCGCCGACGGCGAGGCGACGCCGAGCGATCTGGAATTGCTGGAAGAATTGTGTGACGTCGTCCAGGCGACCAGCCTGTGCGGACTGGGGCAGACCGCGCCCAATCCCGTGCTGAGCACCTTGCGGTACTTCCGACACGAGTACGAAGAAAAACTGCGGCCGGAATCGGAGCGAATGCCACGCATGCAAATTGTGACCCTGGACGACTAA
- the hoxU gene encoding bidirectional hydrogenase complex protein HoxU, with protein MTHPPAATNPAPKVRVVTLKIDDHDVGARETDSILEIAQANGIRIPSLCYLDGLSTWGACRLCMVEIEGFSKPVSACSTTATEGMKITTNSARLKRYRRMILELLFAERNHVCSVCVSNGHCELQDLAAECGMDHVRVPYRNATYTIDSSHDLFRVDHNRCVVCTRCVRVCDEIEGAHTWDVMGRGVNCQVITDLNQPWGDSQSCTSCGKCVQVCPTGALVKKGTAAGEMEKHDDFVPYLAQMRKRQ; from the coding sequence ATGACGCATCCACCCGCTGCAACCAATCCTGCCCCCAAGGTCCGCGTCGTCACGCTGAAAATTGACGACCACGATGTCGGCGCACGCGAGACGGATTCCATCCTTGAAATCGCTCAAGCCAACGGCATCCGCATCCCCTCGCTGTGCTACCTGGACGGCTTGAGCACCTGGGGCGCTTGTCGGTTGTGCATGGTCGAAATCGAAGGCTTTTCCAAACCGGTTTCGGCCTGTTCCACCACGGCCACCGAAGGCATGAAAATCACCACCAACAGCGCACGGTTGAAACGCTACCGGCGGATGATCCTGGAATTGTTGTTCGCCGAACGCAACCACGTTTGCAGCGTCTGTGTATCCAACGGGCATTGCGAACTGCAGGACTTGGCCGCCGAGTGCGGCATGGACCACGTCCGCGTTCCTTACCGCAATGCGACCTACACGATCGATTCGTCCCACGACCTGTTTCGCGTCGACCACAACCGCTGTGTGGTCTGTACCCGCTGTGTCCGGGTGTGTGACGAGATCGAAGGCGCCCACACCTGGGACGTGATGGGCCGCGGCGTCAATTGCCAGGTCATCACCGATTTAAACCAACCGTGGGGCGACAGCCAGTCCTGCACGTCGTGCGGCAAATGCGTCCAAGTCTGTCCCACCGGGGCCTTGGTGAAAAAAGGCACGGCGGCCGGCGAAATGGAAAAACACGACGACTTTGTGCCCTACCTGGCGCAGATGCGAAAGAGACAATGA
- a CDS encoding NADH-quinone oxidoreductase subunit B family protein, with protein sequence MSEAHKITLATAWLDGCSGCHMSFLDLDQRLIELAEKVDVVYSPIVDTKELPPVVDVGILEGAVSTEEDLHKARMFRGRCQFLISLGDCAVSGNVPSMRNTFDLDDVLDRAFVENVQAQPGRPSESLPTLLRTVLPIHHVVQVDLFVQGCPPSADTIWQVLTELMAGNTPDPTQFTRFGA encoded by the coding sequence ATGAGCGAAGCACACAAGATCACTTTGGCGACCGCGTGGCTGGACGGCTGTTCCGGATGCCACATGTCGTTTTTAGACTTGGACCAGCGGTTAATCGAACTGGCGGAGAAAGTCGACGTCGTTTACAGCCCGATCGTCGACACCAAAGAATTGCCACCGGTGGTCGACGTCGGCATCCTGGAAGGCGCCGTCAGCACCGAAGAGGATTTGCACAAGGCCCGGATGTTTCGCGGGCGGTGTCAGTTCTTGATCAGTCTGGGCGACTGTGCCGTCAGCGGAAACGTGCCTTCGATGAGAAACACCTTTGATCTGGATGATGTCCTGGACCGCGCCTTCGTCGAAAATGTCCAGGCCCAGCCCGGCCGGCCGAGCGAGAGTCTGCCGACGCTGCTGCGAACCGTGTTGCCGATCCATCACGTCGTCCAAGTGGATCTGTTTGTCCAGGGATGCCCGCCGTCGGCCGACACCATTTGGCAGGTGCTGACCGAATTGATGGCCGGCAACACCCCGGATCCCACCCAATTCACCCGCTTCGGAGCTTGA
- a CDS encoding Ni/Fe hydrogenase subunit alpha gives MGRTIKIDPVSRIEGHAHITLHLDDAGNIDDAKFHLTQFRGFEKFCEGRPFPEMPALTARTCGICPVSHLVASSKACDHLLSVTIPPTAVNLRRVMNLAQLIQSHALSYFHLSSADLLLGMDSDPKSRNLFGLLKVDPQLAKDGIRLRQIGQTVIEMLGGKKIHPGWMVPGGVSGPLSEDSRTAMLAMIPEGLDIAERTFESFKDLIGKFPEEIQHFGNFPTMFLSLITPRGGLEHYDGFFRIKDADGKIVDDMVPLEEYQRIIGEAVEPYSYMKFPYYLPMGYPDGIYRVGPLARLNNCDFCGTKQADQALDEFRALQHDRPVSSSFHFHFARLVEIIFALERMKELLESPHILDTRVRARARGNNDEGIGVAEAPRGTLIHHYKTDDDGLITWANLIIATGHNNLAMNRGIKQAAEHFVDGNHLQEGMLNRVEAVIRCFDPCLSCASHAFGQMPLRIELHDSRGNVVDQMVR, from the coding sequence ATGGGACGCACGATCAAAATCGATCCCGTTTCTCGCATCGAAGGCCACGCGCACATCACGCTGCACCTGGACGATGCCGGCAACATCGACGACGCCAAGTTTCACCTGACACAATTCCGCGGCTTCGAAAAGTTTTGCGAAGGACGCCCGTTCCCGGAAATGCCGGCACTGACCGCCCGGACCTGTGGCATCTGTCCGGTCAGCCACCTTGTCGCTTCCTCCAAGGCCTGTGATCACTTGCTCAGCGTCACGATTCCCCCGACCGCTGTCAATCTGCGCCGGGTGATGAACCTGGCCCAATTGATCCAGTCGCACGCGCTGTCGTATTTCCACCTGTCCTCGGCAGACCTGTTGCTGGGCATGGATTCGGATCCCAAATCACGCAACTTGTTCGGGTTGTTGAAAGTCGATCCCCAGCTGGCCAAAGATGGCATCCGGCTGCGTCAAATCGGCCAAACGGTCATCGAAATGCTGGGCGGCAAGAAGATCCACCCCGGCTGGATGGTGCCCGGCGGTGTCAGCGGGCCGCTCAGCGAAGATTCACGCACGGCGATGCTGGCGATGATTCCCGAGGGGCTGGACATCGCCGAACGGACGTTTGAATCATTCAAGGATCTGATCGGGAAATTCCCCGAAGAGATCCAGCACTTCGGCAACTTCCCCACCATGTTCCTGAGCTTGATCACGCCTCGCGGCGGGTTGGAACACTACGACGGCTTCTTCCGCATCAAAGACGCCGATGGAAAGATTGTCGACGACATGGTGCCACTGGAGGAATACCAACGCATCATCGGCGAGGCGGTCGAACCATATTCGTACATGAAGTTCCCATACTATTTGCCGATGGGTTACCCCGATGGTATTTACCGTGTCGGACCGCTCGCCCGGTTGAACAACTGTGACTTCTGCGGCACCAAACAAGCCGATCAGGCATTGGACGAATTCCGCGCGTTGCAACACGATCGCCCGGTCAGCAGTAGCTTTCATTTTCATTTCGCGCGTCTGGTGGAAATCATCTTTGCGCTCGAACGCATGAAGGAACTGCTGGAAAGCCCACATATCTTGGACACCCGAGTGAGAGCGCGGGCGCGGGGGAACAACGACGAGGGAATCGGGGTCGCCGAAGCACCTCGTGGGACACTGATTCACCACTACAAGACCGACGATGACGGACTGATCACTTGGGCCAACCTGATCATCGCCACCGGGCACAACAACTTGGCGATGAATCGGGGCATCAAGCAGGCGGCCGAACACTTTGTCGATGGCAACCATTTGCAGGAAGGGATGCTCAATCGAGTCGAAGCAGTGATCCGTTGTTTCGACCCCTGTCTCAGCTGCGCCTCGCATGCGTTCGGACAAATGCCGCTGCGAATCGAGTTGCATGATTCGCGAGGCAATGTGGTGGATCAGATGGTGAGGTAG
- a CDS encoding hydrogenase maturation protease produces the protein MHPIPSTTLIVGLGNTLCGDDALGPIAADRVQQAVDQNQLTERHAIKVLQRCAPTPDLASELSDARRVIFLDASIDGPDDRVLLRRLQETNAAESLGHQFSLGTLLGLARHLYGHAPEAFAITFRGRTFELGDRCLTPEAEAAVAAMVAETLRVIASETVIADA, from the coding sequence ATGCATCCCATCCCATCCACCACCCTCATCGTCGGCTTGGGCAATACGCTCTGCGGTGACGATGCGCTCGGCCCCATCGCCGCCGATCGGGTGCAGCAGGCCGTCGACCAGAATCAGCTGACTGAAAGACACGCGATCAAAGTCCTCCAACGCTGCGCGCCCACGCCCGATCTGGCATCGGAACTCAGCGACGCTCGACGCGTGATCTTCCTGGACGCATCGATCGATGGCCCTGACGATCGAGTTCTCCTGCGGCGACTGCAAGAAACCAATGCCGCCGAATCGCTCGGGCACCAGTTCAGCCTGGGCACGCTGCTCGGTCTTGCCCGCCACTTGTACGGCCACGCTCCCGAAGCGTTCGCGATCACCTTTCGAGGCCGGACGTTCGAACTCGGCGATCGCTGTTTGACCCCCGAAGCGGAAGCGGCAGTCGCGGCAATGGTCGCCGAGACGCTGCGGGTGATCGCGTCGGAAACGGTGATCGCAGATGCATGA
- a CDS encoding hydrogenase maturation nickel metallochaperone HypA/HybF — translation MHELSIALNLLDVAAEEAERRNIKSVEAVHIKLGPLSGVVKSALISAYDLAREHSPFPDSRLVVEDVPIVIYCEPCAAEQPAASIQQLVCPVCHTPSGKIVMGREMELTALEIADSEIEP, via the coding sequence ATGCATGAACTCTCCATCGCACTGAACCTCCTGGACGTGGCCGCCGAAGAAGCCGAACGGCGGAATATCAAATCCGTCGAAGCCGTCCACATCAAACTCGGCCCGCTTTCCGGGGTCGTCAAATCCGCCTTGATCTCGGCCTATGACCTTGCCCGCGAGCACTCGCCGTTTCCGGATTCCCGATTGGTGGTGGAAGACGTCCCGATCGTGATCTACTGTGAACCGTGCGCGGCCGAGCAACCGGCTGCGTCGATTCAGCAACTCGTCTGCCCGGTCTGTCACACGCCGTCGGGCAAGATCGTCATGGGGCGAGAAATGGAACTCACCGCGCTGGAAATCGCCGACTCGGAGATCGAACCATGA